One stretch of Miscanthus floridulus cultivar M001 chromosome 18, ASM1932011v1, whole genome shotgun sequence DNA includes these proteins:
- the LOC136524756 gene encoding uncharacterized protein gives MPISLRFFFFILKNTGQPLGRMIRKERCREADGFRDLSESPDPCQYSATDGNLRRDYEQDGPGDLEDTGQQAKAQEDSFDPTFGDLEPPSAASHDHFTRRQKKFGVMDPNQKLLLDEMDRRFGTRFDSIDRRFDDLEKKFDGTTSASSTRLDALEHAAQVFDEWRPGVDGLIDDLRVEVNRLASLKLEVGKISKFMERSMVDGPSITPGLHGSMPSVFVAKSSSAPASPSAAVFANNPMRSPALKISPPSPTFRTAPPSPNYKPELPTLPNTLVPHGGFEAAPRPSAGYAANPPNGHRVNQGGFGVVTTLLPPHAKGMSSSHSLFPLPLPIARPPHPPPSHHFESGYQGGSRGDPTGKLPKFDFPRFEGEHPKLWIKQAIHYFRLYRVESVVWVSAATMHFHGPAKRWLSSIEDDLESIEWDVFCAQLLSRFGRDEHEVLLRRLFRIRQTSSVADYIEQFVSLVDELKAYAKHPDPLYYVQRFIDGLRDDIKAVLLVHKPSTLDAACVLAELQEEALGVSKRVFRRSDAAPTQKTAWHGGVPLPIPPPRPDAVDGKRTGPAFSSTTDEKFQSLRAARRAQGLCFRCGAKWSRDHRCSEAVQLHLVQELLDIFPEEDIPLDDSGPTSPVAAQIMMHLSVAAVAGAHSPKTFCLSGDIQGNPLSILLDSGSSHSFVSLALAGSLSGVQPLCPAVTVQVANGAVLSCDSHIPAASWSVQGYSFTTDLKLLPLSTYDMILGLDWMSHFSPMQVDWSQQWICIPYQDKSVYLWGNMAALPAGSVLQLSIVLETLQSQHPSVSPVVQPLLDEFAHLFTPPLGLPPSRDCDHTIPLIAGAQPVFVRPYRYAPILKSEIEKQVQDMLQQGIIQPSSSAFASPVLLVKKKDSTWRFCIDYRQLNALTAKTKYPVPIIEELLDELAGASYFTTLDLQAGFHQIRMKEGEEFKTAFQTHFGQFEFRVMSFGLTGAPGTFQGAMNTTLHPCLRKFALVFFDDILIYSHSLEEHLQHIRFVFQLLTKDQWHLKLSKCVFAQSSISYLGHIISGAGVGTDPSKLTAIANWPTPSVKELRSFLGLAGYYRRFVRHFGIISKPLTALLRKHSLFVWTPDHAVAFQTLKEALCQSPVLSLPDFSKPFAIETDASEAGIGAVLMQEGHPIAFMSKALGPKSRGLSTYEKEFMAILLAVHAWRPYLQFQEFVILTDQKSLTQLSDQRLHTYWQQRVFSKLLGLQYRIVYHPGSANRAADALSRHPAPMASCAAVSTLVPSWISAVVASYAQDPSAQSMIANLALDPAAVPNFTLQSGVLRYRSRIWVGHDVSLQQRLLSEFHASAWGGHSGAPMTFRRLKRCFAWKGMKTAVQQFVQACSVCQQSKPDRSKLPGLLQPLPVPDTAWQVISLDFIEGLPLSASYNCIMVVVDLLTKYSHFIPLKHPFTAAAVAQSFFSTVYRLHGLPQSLVSDRDRIFTSHFWSELFKLADVKLCHSSAYHP, from the coding sequence GATCTGGAGCCCCCGTCCGCCGCATCTCACGACCATTTCACCCGTCGCCAGAAGAAGTTCGGCGTGATGGACCCCAATCAGAAGCTGTTGCTCGATGAGATGGATCGCCGTTTCGGCACACGCTTCGACAGCATCGACCGCCGCTTCGacgacctggagaagaagttcgACGGTACCACGAGTGCTTCATCAACTCGCCTCGACGCGCTGGAGCACGCGGCGCAGGTGTTCGACGAATGGCGCCCGGGAGTCGACGGCCTCATCGACGATTTGCGGGTCGAGGTGAACCGTCTGGCGTCCCTCAAGCTGGAGGTCGGGAAGATCTCCAAGTTCATGGAGAGATCCATGGTGGACGGTCCGAGCATTACTCCTGGTCTTCATGGATCCATGCCGTCCGTGTTCGTCGCCAAGTCCTCGTCCGCCCCTGCCTCGCCGAGTGCGGCCGTCTTCGCCAACAACCCCATGCGTTCGCCTGCGCTCAAGATTTCACCGCCGTCCCCGACGTTCCGCACGGCTCCTCCATCGCCGAACTACAAGCCGGAGCTGCCGACTCTGCCGAACACTCTTGTTCCGCATGGTGGCTTCGAGGCTGCCCCGCGCCCATCTGCGGGATATGCAGCCAACCCGCCCAATGGGCACCGCGTCAACCAGGGTGGCTTCGGAGTGGTCACCACTCTGTTGCCACCACATGCCAAGGGTATGTCGTCTAGCCACTCCCTTTTCCCTTTGCCTTTACCGATAGCCCGGCCACCCCACCCTCCACCGAGTCACCATTTTGAGTCCGGGTACCAGGGCGGATCTAGGGGGGATCCCACAGGCAAGCTTCCTAAGTTTGATTTTCCTCGGTTCGAAGGGGAACATCCGAAGCTGTGGATTAAGCAAGCCATACATTATTTCCGCCTATACCGTGTTGAGTCTGTTGTCTGGGTGTCGGCTGCCACTATGCATTTTCATGGCCCCGCCAAGCGTTGGCTCTCTTCAATTGAAGATGACCTTGAGTCCATCGAGTGGGATGTCTTTTGTGCTCAGTTGCTCTCTCGTTTTGGACGCGATGAGCATGAAGTGCTTTTGCGTCGTCTGTTCCGCATTCGTCAGACTAGTTCAGTAGCCGATTATATTGAGCAGTTCGTCAGTTTGGTAGATGAACTTAAAGCCTATGCTAAACACCCAGACCCACTATACTATGTTCAACGCTTCATTGATGGATTACGTGATGATATTAAAGCTGTTTTGCTTGTCCACAAGCCGTCTACTCTCGATGCTGCCTGTGTTTTGGCTGAATTGCAGGAAGAGGCGCTGGGTGTCTCCAAGAGGGTCTTCAGGCGTTCTGATGCGGCGCCTACCCAGAAGACGGCATGGCATGGTGGAGTACCGCTACCTATTCCGCCACCCCGTCCTGATGCTGTGGATGGCAAACGCACTGGGCCTGCTTTCTCTTCCACTACTGATGAGAAGTTTCAGTCCCTGCGTGCTGCACGTCGTGCCCAGGGCTTATGTTTTCGTTGTGGGGCCAAATGGAGTCGCGACCATCGCTGCTCTGAGGCAGTTCAGCTCCATCTCGTCCAAGAGCTCCTAGACATTTTTCCTGAAGAAGACATTCCTCTGGATGATTCAGGTCCTACTTCTCCTGTTGCTGCTCAAATTATGATGCATCTTTCTGTTGCTGCGGTCGCGGGTGCTCATTCCCCCAAGACTTTCTGTTTATCTGGTGATATACAAGGCAATCCATTATCTATTTTGCTGGATTCTGGTAGTTCTCATTCGTTTGTCAGTCTGGCCTTGGCGGGTTCCCTCTCTGGTGTCCAGCCGTTATGTCCTGCAGTCACAGTTCAGGTCGCTAATGGGGCTGTGCTCAGTTGTGATTCCCACATTCCCGCTGCTAGTTGGTCGGTCCAGGGCTATTCTTTCACCACTGATTTGAAACTGCTACCTCTGAGCACTTATGATATGATTCTAGGCCTTGACTGGATGTCCCATTTCAGTCCTATGCAAGTGGATTGGAGTCAACAGTGGATTTGCATTCCATATCAGGATAAGTCTGTATATCTTTGGGGTAATATGGCCGCTCTTCCAGCAGGTTCTGTTCTGCAGTTGTCCATCGTGCTGGAAACCCTTCAGTCTCAGCATCCTTCTGTCAGTCCTGTGGTTCAACCATTGTTGGATGAATTTGCTCACCTATTTACCCCACCACTCGGTTTACCTCCTAGCAGGGATTGTGACCACACTATACCACTGATTGCTGGTGCCCAACCTGTTTTTGTACGGCCATACAGATATGCTCCCATCCTTAAATCTGAAATAGAGAAGCAAGTACAGGATATGCTGCAACAGGGGATTATACAGCCAAGTTCCAGTGCTTTTGCTTCCCCCGTTTTACTCGTGAAGAAAAAGGATTCCACATGGCGGTTTTGCATTGACTATCGCCAGCTCAATGCTCTTACTGCTAAAACTAAGTATCCAGTGCCTATTATTGAAGAACTGTTAGATGAACTGGCAGGTGCTTCTTACTTCACTACTCTGGATTTGCAGGCAGGGTTCCATCAAATCCGCATGAAAGAGGGTGAAGAATTCAAGACTGCCTTCCAGACACATTTTGGCCAATTTGAGTTCAGAGTGATGTCATTTGGCCTGACAGGAGCTCCTGGAACCTTTCAAGGTGCCATGAACACTACTTTGCACCCTTGTCTGAGGAAGTTTGCACTGGTCTTTTTCGATGACATTTTGATCTATAGTCACAGTTTGGAGGAGCACCTCCAACATATCAGATTTGTTTTTCAGTTGCTTACTAAGGATCAGTGGCACTTGAAATTGTCTAAATGTGTTTTTGCTCAGTCATCTATTTCCTATCTGGGGCACATCATCAGTGGTGCAGGTGTGGGCACAGATCCTTCTAAGTTGACAGCTATTGCAAATTGGCCGACTCCTTCTGTCAAGGAACTTCGCTCATTTCTCGGactggctggatattatcgccggtTTGTCCGCCACTTTGGTATTATATCCAAGCCCTTGACTGCATTACTCCGGAAACACTCTTTGTTTGTGTGGACTCCAGATCATGCGGTTGCCTTCCAGACATTGAAAGAAGCTCTCTGTCAGTCACCAGTTTTGTCCTTGCCTGATTTCTCCAAACCGTTTGCTATTGAAACTGATGCATCTGAAGCTGGTATTGGTGCTGTCTTAATGCAAGAGGGCCATCCCATTGCATTTATGAGCAAGGCATTAGGGCCGAAGTCTCGAGGCCTCTCCACTTATGAGaaagagttcatggccatcctACTGGCAGTCCACGCCTGGCGACCTTATTTGCAATTTCAAGAATTTGTGATTCTCACCGATCAGAAGAGCCTGACTCAGCTGTCTGACCAACGTTTGCATACTTACTGGCAACAGCGTGTCTTCTCCAAGCTCCTCGGTCTTCAATACCGCATTGTTTACCATCCTGGCTCTGCTAATCGGGCAGCAGATGCTCTGTCCCGGCACCCAGCTCCAATGGCGTCGTGTGCGGCAGTATCTACTTTAGTCCCATCGTGGATATCAGCCGTGGTGGCTAGCTATGCTCAGGATCCCTCGGCTCAGTCCATGATTGCTAACTTGGCTTTGGATCCAGCCGCCGTGCCCAATTTCACCCTCCAGTCTGGGGTCCTTCGCTATCGATCTCGCATTTGGGTTGGCCATGATGTTTCTCTACAGCAGCGTCTATTGTCGGAATTCCATGCCAGTGCCTGGGGTGGCCATTCTGGTGCACCTATGACCTTTCGTCGTCTCAAGCGCTGTTTCGCGTGGAAAGGTATGAAGACGGCTGTTCAACAGTTTGTACAAGCATGCTCAGTCTGTCAGCAATCCAAGCCCGACCGTTCCAAGTTGCCTGGTCTTCTCCAACCGCTCCCAGTGCCTGACACAGCCTGGCAAGTGATTTCATTAGACTTCATTGAAGGTTTACCCCTCTCTGCTTCCTACAACTGCATTATGGTTGTGGTGGATCTCTTAACTAAATATAGCCACTTCATTCCACTGAAACACCCCTTCACGGCTGCTGCTGTGGCGCAGAGTTTCTTCAGTACTGTTTATCGTCTGCACGGCTTGCCTCAGTCATTGGTGTCCGATCGTGACAGGATATTCACTAGCCACTTTTGGTCTGAATTGTTTAAATTGGCTGATGTTAAGCTCTGCCATAGCTCCGCCTATCATCCGTAG